In Desulfovibrio aminophilus, the following proteins share a genomic window:
- the cbiR gene encoding cobamide remodeling phosphodiesterase CbiR, protein MPELKTGTGSGRSGDVPGQPENPAAFGVACSTAEAFARHGLPAPPWTVAAPSFVTPGTARENCAWLRKFFPEVALLLFETRACLDYGPGDLPRPGEFPELSYHVHLPLDLAWERGFEAVWADLAGLLEKVAGLSPWAYVLHPPPPGVSLERLARAFAGAGVPPGDVLLENTRERCLSEVWEEAAGAGFSACLDLGHLLAYGQDAIPDLPGFWNRARLLHLCAPGPGGRHESLARLDAPGRETLRLLLARFAPGGTLLLELFHAQKLQESLDFLARCAGRWSRTK, encoded by the coding sequence ATGCCTGAACTGAAAACGGGAACCGGCTCCGGCCGTTCCGGGGACGTCCCGGGGCAGCCGGAAAACCCTGCCGCCTTCGGCGTCGCTTGTTCGACGGCCGAGGCCTTCGCCCGCCACGGCCTGCCCGCCCCGCCCTGGACCGTGGCCGCGCCCTCCTTCGTGACCCCCGGCACGGCGCGCGAGAATTGCGCATGGCTGCGCAAGTTTTTCCCCGAGGTGGCCCTGCTCCTCTTCGAGACCCGGGCCTGCCTGGACTACGGCCCCGGCGACCTGCCCCGGCCCGGGGAGTTCCCGGAGCTCTCCTACCACGTGCACCTGCCCCTGGACCTGGCCTGGGAACGCGGCTTCGAGGCCGTCTGGGCCGATCTCGCCGGGCTGCTGGAGAAGGTCGCCGGGCTGTCCCCCTGGGCCTACGTCCTGCATCCGCCCCCGCCGGGCGTCTCCCTGGAGCGGCTGGCCCGGGCCTTCGCGGGCGCCGGGGTTCCGCCCGGGGACGTGCTCCTGGAGAACACCCGTGAGCGCTGCCTCTCCGAGGTCTGGGAAGAGGCGGCCGGGGCCGGTTTCTCGGCCTGCCTGGACCTCGGGCACCTCCTGGCGTATGGTCAGGACGCCATCCCGGACCTGCCGGGATTCTGGAACCGGGCGCGGCTCCTGCATCTCTGCGCGCCCGGCCCGGGCGGACGCCACGAGAGCCTGGCCCGCCTGGACGCGCCGGGGCGGGAGACGCTCCGGCTTCTGCTGGCCCGTTTCGCTCCCGGAGGCACGCTGCTCCTGGAGCTGTTCCATGCACAAAAACTCCAGGAATCCCTGGATTTCCTGGCGCGCTGCGCCGGGCGCTGGTCGCGCACGAAATGA
- a CDS encoding bifunctional adenosylcobinamide kinase/adenosylcobinamide-phosphate guanylyltransferase — protein sequence MITLILGGNKSGKSAYALDLMKNMDGSGLLLATGRARDLSFRRQILAHRESRDPDIPVTEVGTDLPERMIRAKSEHPSVLVDSLDFWLFACREEGLDRVPALLDVLDGWHGGNLILVSCEIGLGPLPAGAEARTFVRELGGLNQKVAALADAVIVTVAGLPLTLKKAENGPLPTAR from the coding sequence ATGATCACCCTGATTCTCGGCGGCAACAAATCGGGCAAATCCGCCTATGCCCTGGACCTGATGAAGAACATGGACGGCTCCGGCCTGCTCCTGGCCACGGGCCGCGCCCGCGACCTGAGCTTCCGGCGGCAGATCCTGGCCCACCGGGAATCCCGCGACCCGGACATCCCGGTGACCGAGGTGGGGACGGACTTGCCAGAGCGTATGATCCGGGCTAAAAGCGAACATCCGTCCGTGTTGGTGGACAGCCTGGACTTCTGGCTGTTCGCCTGCCGCGAGGAGGGTCTGGATCGGGTTCCGGCCCTGCTCGATGTCCTGGACGGATGGCACGGGGGGAATCTCATCCTGGTCTCCTGCGAGATCGGTCTCGGTCCCTTGCCCGCCGGCGCGGAGGCGCGGACCTTCGTGCGCGAGCTGGGCGGCCTGAACCAGAAGGTGGCGGCCCTGGCCGACGCGGTGATCGTTACCGTGGCCGGGCTGCCCCTGACTTTGAAAAAGGCGGAAAATGGCCCTCTTCCGACAGCTCGATGA
- a CDS encoding bifunctional oligoribonuclease/PAP phosphatase NrnA: MALFRQLDEQISQMLALLNKDDRWLIVINADPDALGAALALRHIFKRRVLDVGIGHINEIKRPDNLSMIRFLRIPTRKIIPNLAAQYDKFAMVDSQPHHNPAFDQFQFSIVIDHHPILPDKPVNAPFVDIRPKYGATATMLTEYLYNLHIRPPKLLATALLYAIKADSAGFERSFIDADVTAFKYLTKHADPAILNRIARSDFLLDWMRYFSRAFYNLRRIGQGLYAHMGKVENPDILVIVADFFTRVYGVSWNVVSGEYNDKIVAIFRGDGVRRDVGKTAASLFGEIGSAGGHKGAARAEFDLAALDGKDPESFIVKKLSRGKTQNVQRI; the protein is encoded by the coding sequence ATGGCCCTCTTCCGACAGCTCGATGAACAGATCAGCCAGATGCTCGCCCTGCTCAACAAGGACGACCGCTGGCTCATCGTCATCAACGCCGACCCGGACGCCCTGGGCGCGGCCCTGGCCCTGCGGCACATCTTCAAACGCCGCGTCCTGGACGTGGGCATCGGCCACATCAACGAGATCAAGCGGCCGGACAACCTCTCCATGATCCGCTTCCTGCGCATCCCCACGCGCAAGATCATTCCCAACCTAGCGGCGCAATACGATAAATTCGCCATGGTGGACTCCCAGCCCCACCACAACCCGGCCTTCGACCAGTTCCAGTTCTCCATCGTCATCGACCACCACCCGATCCTCCCGGACAAGCCCGTGAACGCCCCCTTCGTGGACATCCGCCCGAAGTACGGCGCCACGGCCACCATGCTCACGGAATATCTCTACAACCTGCACATCCGGCCGCCCAAGCTCCTGGCCACGGCCCTGCTCTACGCCATCAAGGCCGACTCGGCGGGCTTCGAACGCTCGTTCATCGACGCCGACGTCACGGCCTTCAAGTACCTGACCAAGCACGCCGACCCGGCCATCCTGAACCGCATCGCCCGCAGCGACTTCCTCCTGGACTGGATGCGCTACTTCTCCCGGGCCTTCTACAACCTCCGGCGCATCGGCCAGGGCCTCTACGCCCACATGGGCAAGGTGGAGAACCCGGACATCCTGGTCATCGTGGCCGACTTCTTCACCCGGGTCTACGGCGTGTCCTGGAACGTGGTCTCGGGCGAATACAACGACAAGATCGTGGCCATCTTCCGGGGCGACGGCGTGCGCCGCGACGTGGGCAAGACGGCCGCCTCCCTCTTCGGCGAGATCGGCTCGGCCGGAGGCCACAAGGGCGCGGCCCGGGCCGAGTTCGACCTGGCCGCCCTGGACGGCAAGGACCCCGAGAGCTTCATCGTCAAGAAGCTCAGCCGGGGCAAAACCCAGAACGTGCAGCGCATCTAG
- a CDS encoding DNA polymerase I, producing MPLKERLRLDTDPVFLIDGSSFLHRSYHANPDLKRSDGFPTNALYGVLRVLLRLLREEKPKYVGFFLDGPKPTFRHELFPAYKANRPKMPEPLAKQIPPLLKALELMGLAPAVSDGVEADDCIASLAAAFKSRRPVVIVASDKDLKQCLDENVVLWDPASKQDKVTTRADLLAETGLVPDQWPDFQALTGDSTDNIPGLPGVGPKTALKLLADFPTLEALRDHVAELPEKLRAKVDGRLDDLFLYRELTRMKTDVLPGARLEDLAPKPADLNAFAGFLREYEFRSMLRELPRDDGIPPAAVPLPEDQPKPGKPRQQQLSLFDAPAPKPAGPPLEAPERAPKALPSCTGKHLGLVPVEGGFRLGLDGHEYFCPGPASELAPILSRARSLAVPGLQDLLRADDAWRAVPPAAWFDCSLAAYLLNPEDRNYSWERLRQSLNQDVQAEEIHPESQGLAALAFRRNTAPRLESAGLDRLMRTLELPLVPVLVDMERAGIAIDREAFARFLDEVGGQIEALTARIVELAGESFNLRSSPQTAVILFQKLGLKPAGKTPGGALSTSNDVLERLAGQHPIVDAILEFRMLEKLRSTYLEPLPKLAGEDGRIHTHFNQLTTATGRLSSSGPNLQNIPVRGPQGQRMRACFTAGPDRLLASADYSQVELRVLAHFSRDRNLIEAFARDEDIHARTAAILFDKEPAQVSPDERRNAKTINFGLIYGMGPQKLARELSISMNQAKEFIERYFARLTTLRDFYESLVEEAGRSGFVTTLAGRRRLLPELSSRNQQLASQARRQAINTVIQGSAADIIKMAMLAVAADQELRALDARLILQIHDELVLETPAANVEAAGSRLRRIMQNVARLDVPLKVDLGTGRTWADAH from the coding sequence ATGCCCCTCAAGGAACGCCTGCGCCTGGACACGGACCCCGTCTTCCTCATCGACGGCTCGTCCTTCCTGCACCGCAGCTATCACGCCAACCCGGACCTCAAGCGTTCCGACGGGTTCCCCACCAACGCCCTCTACGGCGTGCTGCGCGTGCTCCTGCGCCTGCTGCGCGAGGAGAAGCCGAAATACGTCGGCTTCTTCCTGGACGGCCCCAAGCCCACCTTCCGCCACGAGCTGTTCCCGGCCTACAAGGCCAACCGGCCCAAGATGCCCGAGCCCCTGGCGAAGCAGATTCCGCCCCTGCTCAAGGCCCTGGAGCTCATGGGCCTGGCCCCGGCCGTTTCCGACGGCGTGGAGGCCGACGACTGCATCGCCAGTCTGGCCGCCGCCTTCAAAAGCCGACGGCCGGTGGTCATCGTGGCCTCGGACAAGGACCTCAAGCAGTGCCTGGACGAAAACGTGGTCCTCTGGGACCCGGCCTCCAAGCAGGACAAGGTCACGACCCGGGCCGACCTGCTGGCCGAAACCGGCCTGGTCCCGGACCAGTGGCCCGACTTCCAGGCCCTCACCGGCGACAGCACGGACAACATCCCCGGCCTGCCCGGCGTGGGGCCCAAGACGGCCCTCAAGCTCCTGGCCGACTTCCCCACCCTGGAGGCCCTGCGCGACCATGTGGCGGAACTGCCGGAAAAGCTGCGGGCCAAGGTGGACGGCCGCCTGGACGACCTCTTCCTCTACCGCGAACTGACCCGCATGAAGACCGACGTCCTGCCCGGGGCGCGGCTGGAGGACCTGGCCCCGAAACCGGCCGACCTGAACGCCTTCGCCGGATTCCTGCGGGAATACGAGTTCCGCAGCATGCTCCGCGAGCTGCCCCGCGACGACGGCATCCCACCCGCCGCCGTGCCCCTGCCGGAGGACCAGCCCAAGCCCGGCAAGCCCCGCCAGCAGCAACTCTCGCTCTTCGACGCGCCCGCGCCCAAGCCCGCCGGGCCGCCCCTGGAGGCGCCCGAGCGCGCGCCCAAGGCCCTGCCGTCCTGCACCGGCAAGCACCTGGGCCTCGTGCCCGTGGAGGGCGGCTTCCGCCTGGGCCTGGACGGCCACGAATACTTCTGCCCCGGCCCGGCCTCCGAGCTGGCCCCGATCCTGTCCCGGGCCCGGAGCCTGGCGGTTCCCGGACTCCAGGACCTGCTGCGGGCCGACGACGCCTGGCGCGCCGTGCCCCCGGCGGCCTGGTTCGACTGCTCCCTGGCGGCCTACCTGCTCAATCCCGAGGACCGCAACTACTCCTGGGAGCGCCTGCGCCAGTCCCTGAACCAGGACGTGCAGGCCGAGGAGATCCACCCTGAGTCCCAGGGGCTGGCGGCCCTGGCCTTCCGGCGCAACACGGCTCCGCGCCTGGAGTCCGCCGGTCTGGACCGGCTCATGCGGACCCTGGAACTGCCCCTGGTGCCCGTGCTCGTGGACATGGAACGCGCGGGCATCGCCATCGACCGCGAGGCCTTCGCCCGCTTCCTGGACGAGGTGGGCGGCCAGATCGAGGCCCTCACCGCCCGCATCGTGGAACTGGCCGGGGAGTCCTTCAACCTGCGCTCCTCCCCGCAGACGGCGGTGATCCTCTTCCAGAAGCTCGGGCTCAAGCCCGCGGGCAAGACCCCGGGCGGGGCCCTGTCCACTTCCAACGACGTGCTGGAACGCCTCGCCGGACAGCATCCCATCGTGGACGCCATCCTAGAGTTCCGCATGCTGGAGAAGCTGCGCTCCACCTACCTGGAGCCCCTGCCGAAGCTGGCCGGGGAGGACGGGCGCATCCACACCCATTTCAACCAATTGACCACGGCCACCGGACGGCTCTCCAGCTCCGGGCCGAACCTCCAGAACATCCCCGTGCGCGGCCCCCAGGGCCAGCGCATGCGCGCCTGCTTCACCGCCGGGCCGGACCGGCTCCTGGCCTCGGCCGACTATTCCCAGGTGGAGTTGCGCGTGCTGGCGCACTTCTCCAGGGACCGCAACCTGATCGAGGCCTTCGCCCGCGACGAGGACATCCACGCCCGCACGGCGGCCATCCTCTTCGACAAGGAGCCCGCCCAGGTGAGCCCGGACGAGCGCCGCAACGCCAAGACCATCAACTTCGGCCTGATCTACGGCATGGGCCCCCAGAAGCTGGCCCGCGAACTGTCCATCTCCATGAACCAGGCCAAGGAGTTCATCGAGCGCTATTTCGCCCGCCTGACCACCCTGCGCGACTTCTACGAGAGCCTGGTGGAGGAGGCCGGGCGCAGCGGCTTCGTGACCACCCTGGCGGGCCGCCGCCGGCTCCTGCCCGAGCTCTCCTCGCGCAACCAGCAGCTGGCCTCCCAGGCCCGCCGCCAGGCCATCAACACCGTGATCCAGGGCAGCGCGGCGGACATCATCAAGATGGCCATGCTGGCCGTGGCCGCCGACCAGGAACTGCGCGCCCTGGACGCCCGCCTCATCCTCCAGATCCACGACGAGCTCGTGCTCGAGACCCCGGCCGCGAACGTCGAGGCCGCCGGTTCCCGCTTGCGCCGAATCATGCAGAACGTGGCCCGGCTGGACGTGCCGCTCAAGGTGGACCTGGGCACGGGCCGCACCTGGGCCGACGCCCACTGA
- a CDS encoding glutamate synthase-related protein, whose protein sequence is MQWNKSNDVLGTTNRGNAAESGLCTLCRADCAGRCETWASCLRGRQMLYPRDFGLVTAGSANTTHLGVNYNALRIQGYNYGARGMTNGHTNSPDHCLFTNVNLESSFGNATKTKVRLPLMTGALGSTFVAAKYWDSFAVGCALVGIPIVVGENVAGIDRASKMTKGKIKESPELDRRIETYMRYHDGYGAIIVQLNVEDARNGVAEYVVDKFGDKVVIELKWGQGAKNIGGEIEVNNLDYALFLKKRGYLVDPDPELPEVRAAFAAGGIKGFARHSRLGYTDLGSVDAVRENFMSTVDYLRKLGFGRISLKTGSYGMEALAMAIRYASDAGLDLLTIDGSGGGTGMSPWNMMETWGVPSILLHSKAYEYATILASRGKKVVDLSFAGSLAREDHIFKALALGAPFVKLVCMGRALMIPGFLGSNIEGALHPERREKVHGNWETLPKHIKDLGENPEQIFAGYSSLKKKIGAKEIKKVPYGAIAAWTLADKLGAGLQQLLAGVRKFSVADIRREDIASANRETARETGVPFITEVQDEIARKILSC, encoded by the coding sequence ATGCAATGGAACAAAAGCAATGATGTCCTGGGCACCACGAACCGCGGCAACGCCGCCGAATCCGGGCTGTGCACCCTCTGCCGCGCCGACTGCGCGGGCCGGTGCGAGACCTGGGCCTCCTGCCTGCGGGGCCGCCAGATGCTCTACCCCCGCGACTTCGGCCTGGTCACGGCCGGCAGCGCCAACACCACCCACCTGGGCGTGAACTACAACGCCCTGCGCATCCAGGGGTACAACTACGGCGCGCGCGGCATGACCAACGGCCACACCAACAGCCCGGACCACTGCCTGTTCACCAACGTGAATCTGGAGAGCTCCTTCGGCAACGCGACCAAGACCAAGGTCCGCCTGCCGCTCATGACCGGCGCGCTGGGCTCCACCTTCGTGGCCGCCAAGTACTGGGACTCCTTCGCCGTGGGCTGCGCCCTGGTGGGCATCCCGATCGTGGTCGGCGAGAACGTGGCCGGCATCGACCGTGCATCCAAGATGACCAAGGGCAAGATCAAGGAGTCGCCGGAGCTGGACCGCCGCATCGAGACCTACATGCGCTACCACGACGGCTACGGCGCGATCATCGTCCAGCTCAACGTGGAGGACGCCCGCAACGGCGTGGCCGAGTACGTGGTGGACAAGTTCGGCGACAAGGTGGTCATCGAGCTGAAGTGGGGCCAGGGGGCCAAGAACATCGGCGGCGAGATCGAGGTGAACAACCTGGACTACGCCCTGTTCCTCAAGAAGCGCGGCTACCTCGTGGACCCCGACCCCGAGCTGCCCGAAGTGCGCGCCGCCTTCGCCGCCGGAGGCATCAAGGGCTTCGCCCGCCACAGCCGCCTGGGCTACACCGACCTCGGCTCGGTCGACGCGGTGCGCGAGAACTTCATGTCCACCGTGGACTACTTGCGCAAGCTCGGCTTCGGCCGCATCTCGCTCAAGACCGGCTCCTACGGCATGGAGGCCCTGGCCATGGCCATCCGCTACGCCTCCGACGCCGGGCTCGACCTGCTGACCATCGACGGCTCCGGCGGCGGCACCGGCATGAGCCCCTGGAACATGATGGAGACCTGGGGCGTGCCGTCCATCCTGCTGCACTCCAAGGCCTACGAATACGCCACCATTCTCGCCTCCAGGGGCAAGAAGGTCGTGGACCTCTCCTTCGCCGGGAGTCTGGCCCGCGAGGACCACATCTTCAAGGCCCTGGCCCTGGGCGCGCCCTTCGTCAAGCTCGTGTGCATGGGCCGGGCCCTGATGATCCCGGGCTTCCTCGGCTCGAACATCGAGGGCGCGCTGCACCCCGAGCGCCGGGAGAAGGTGCACGGCAACTGGGAGACCCTGCCCAAGCACATCAAGGACCTGGGCGAAAACCCGGAGCAGATCTTCGCCGGTTACTCCAGCCTGAAGAAGAAGATCGGCGCCAAGGAGATCAAGAAGGTGCCCTACGGCGCCATCGCCGCCTGGACCCTGGCCGACAAGCTCGGCGCGGGCCTCCAGCAGCTCCTGGCCGGAGTGCGCAAGTTCTCCGTCGCCGACATCCGCCGCGAGGACATCGCCTCGGCCAACCGCGAGACCGCGCGGGAGACGGGCGTGCCCTTCATCACCGAGGTCCAGGACGAGATCGCCCGCAAGATCCTCTCCTGCTGA
- a CDS encoding sensor histidine kinase, whose product MSDTPDRRDDLPPKTADAARTGDREVIERALLERVKELDCLYGITRLAQQGNLPQDDLLRETAELVRVSWQYPEIACAAVTLDGQRYATSGYRRAGARQSSPIRIQGETAGEVEVRYLEPRPECGEGPFLQEERRLIDAVADLIGRIVERRRVEEQMRALSRELIKAQENERQRIARELHDHLAQDLSLVKTGLERIWTAQPPAENHSAQAAEITERLGAAIAAIRDLAYGLLPPGLTELGLVDTVLRHCEEFSQRHGIAVDVFADGLEGVGMDFDTQINVYRLIQEALSNTRKHAAASAVRIRLLASYPNLILRIEDDGRGADLEKCLAKAGREKRMGLWSMRERARLLGGKINFRTKPGAGMRILVEVPGLRRTRGGQKTHSDR is encoded by the coding sequence ATGAGCGACACGCCAGACCGCCGCGACGACCTGCCGCCCAAGACCGCCGACGCCGCCCGGACCGGCGACCGGGAGGTCATCGAGCGCGCCCTGCTCGAACGCGTCAAGGAGCTGGACTGCCTCTACGGCATCACCCGGCTGGCCCAGCAGGGCAACCTGCCCCAGGACGACCTGCTGCGCGAGACCGCCGAGCTCGTGCGCGTCTCCTGGCAGTACCCGGAGATCGCCTGCGCGGCCGTGACCCTCGACGGGCAGCGCTACGCGACCTCGGGCTACCGCCGGGCCGGAGCGCGCCAGTCGAGTCCCATCCGCATCCAGGGCGAGACGGCCGGAGAGGTGGAGGTCCGCTACCTGGAGCCCCGGCCGGAGTGCGGCGAGGGCCCGTTCCTCCAGGAGGAACGCCGCCTCATCGACGCCGTGGCCGACCTCATCGGCCGGATCGTCGAGCGCCGCCGGGTGGAGGAGCAGATGCGCGCCCTCTCCCGCGAGCTCATCAAGGCCCAGGAGAACGAGCGCCAGCGCATCGCCCGCGAACTGCACGACCACCTGGCCCAGGATCTCTCGCTGGTGAAGACCGGCCTGGAGCGCATCTGGACCGCCCAGCCCCCGGCCGAGAACCACTCGGCCCAGGCCGCCGAGATCACCGAGCGCCTGGGCGCGGCCATCGCGGCCATCCGCGACCTGGCCTACGGCCTGCTGCCCCCCGGGCTCACGGAGCTGGGCCTGGTGGACACGGTGCTGCGCCACTGCGAGGAATTTTCCCAGCGCCACGGCATCGCCGTGGACGTCTTCGCCGACGGCCTGGAAGGCGTGGGCATGGACTTCGACACCCAGATCAACGTCTACCGGCTCATCCAGGAGGCCCTGTCCAACACGCGCAAGCACGCCGCGGCCAGCGCGGTGCGCATCCGCCTCCTGGCCTCCTACCCGAACCTCATCCTGCGCATCGAGGACGACGGGCGCGGCGCGGACCTGGAGAAGTGCCTGGCCAAGGCGGGCCGGGAGAAACGCATGGGACTCTGGAGCATGCGCGAGCGCGCGCGACTGCTGGGCGGAAAGATCAACTTCCGCACCAAGCCCGGCGCGGGCATGCGCATCCTGGTGGAGGTGCCCGGCCTGAGGAGGACGCGTGGCGGCCAAAAAACGCATTCTGATCGTTGA
- a CDS encoding response regulator transcription factor has translation MAAKKRILIVDDHPLYRDGLKALLARHAGFETVGEAGTFLEGLRLAKKLKPDLALLDISLPDGSGIELARELRRLLPDIGMVIVSMHSKIDFIAAAFQAGADGYVAKESGADRILQAIEGVAAGGQYLDSTLSPKVVRKLNDLSTRKARSVDASYGSLSFREQQVMRLLAEGLEPQEIAAKLFITRKTVENHRYSIMSKLGIKSPLAFVRHAARLGLIELDEDAD, from the coding sequence GTGGCGGCCAAAAAACGCATTCTGATCGTTGACGACCACCCGCTCTACCGCGACGGCCTGAAGGCCCTCCTGGCCCGGCACGCGGGCTTCGAGACCGTGGGCGAGGCCGGGACCTTCCTGGAAGGCCTGCGCCTGGCCAAGAAGCTCAAGCCGGACCTGGCCCTGTTGGACATCTCCCTGCCCGACGGCAGCGGCATCGAACTGGCCCGCGAACTGCGCCGCCTCCTGCCGGACATCGGCATGGTCATCGTCAGCATGCACTCCAAGATCGATTTCATCGCGGCGGCCTTCCAGGCCGGGGCCGACGGCTACGTGGCCAAGGAGTCCGGCGCGGACCGCATCCTCCAGGCCATCGAGGGCGTGGCCGCCGGGGGCCAATACCTGGACAGCACCCTCTCGCCCAAGGTCGTGCGCAAGCTCAACGACCTCTCCACCCGCAAGGCCCGCAGCGTGGACGCCTCCTACGGCAGCCTCTCCTTCCGCGAGCAGCAGGTCATGCGCCTCCTGGCCGAGGGCCTGGAGCCCCAGGAGATCGCGGCCAAGCTCTTCATCACCCGCAAGACCGTGGAGAACCACCGCTACTCCATCATGAGCAAGCTCGGCATCAAGAGCCCGCTGGCCTTCGTGCGCCACGCCGCGCGCCTGGGGCTCATCGAGCTGGACGAGGACGCGGACTGA
- a CDS encoding HD domain-containing protein gives MEFSADRRRVLGLMATAGAVAAASAVLPGPAWAKARPVGLEECLALAPRDMAERSAPVARAWKHLRATAATIKNPGLRARVMAVLDDPAPTLLARLDSQARSEVFQELTAKGWLKDREDGPDTFLPPARDARRAPQPFLSAPGSGYQSHHSYPGGLVTHTAANVRISLSILEAYAEVSGFAPDRDTVLAAQLLHDLHKPWVFQWDASGESRAEKTLAGTGEHHVLGVAESIARGLPAEVVVAQACAHTHPGAEKDEAQVVGWLSAAAILAGTDPARAGLLAPDGKTLPLPRRVEGFVVHLGDHDFVFSVPAAKWTIAALRGVAEKQYGLGGADLAGAKFNALRNYAFSQLTAEALYREYSLAGAEGLARAVARVVRPA, from the coding sequence ATGGAGTTTTCCGCCGACCGCAGACGCGTTCTCGGCCTGATGGCCACAGCCGGAGCGGTGGCCGCCGCATCCGCGGTCCTGCCCGGCCCGGCCTGGGCCAAGGCCCGGCCCGTGGGTCTGGAAGAGTGCCTGGCCCTCGCCCCACGGGACATGGCCGAGCGCTCCGCGCCGGTGGCCCGCGCCTGGAAGCACCTGCGCGCCACCGCCGCCACCATCAAGAATCCCGGCCTGCGGGCCAGGGTCATGGCCGTCCTGGACGACCCCGCGCCCACGCTCCTGGCCCGGCTGGATTCCCAGGCCCGCTCGGAGGTCTTCCAGGAACTCACGGCCAAGGGCTGGCTCAAGGACCGCGAGGACGGCCCGGACACCTTCCTGCCCCCGGCCCGGGACGCCCGCCGCGCGCCCCAGCCCTTCCTCTCGGCCCCGGGCAGCGGCTACCAGAGCCACCACTCCTACCCCGGCGGACTCGTCACCCACACCGCCGCCAACGTGCGCATCTCCCTGTCCATCCTGGAGGCCTACGCCGAGGTCTCCGGCTTCGCGCCGGACCGCGACACCGTGCTCGCGGCCCAGCTCCTGCACGACCTGCACAAGCCCTGGGTCTTCCAGTGGGACGCGTCCGGCGAGAGCCGCGCGGAGAAGACGCTGGCCGGAACGGGCGAGCACCACGTGCTCGGCGTGGCCGAAAGCATCGCGCGCGGCCTGCCCGCCGAGGTGGTCGTGGCCCAGGCCTGCGCCCACACCCACCCGGGCGCGGAAAAGGACGAGGCCCAGGTGGTCGGCTGGCTCTCGGCCGCGGCGATCCTCGCCGGGACGGACCCGGCGCGGGCCGGGCTCCTGGCCCCGGACGGCAAGACCCTGCCCCTGCCCCGGCGCGTGGAGGGTTTCGTCGTGCATCTGGGCGACCACGACTTCGTCTTCAGCGTGCCCGCCGCCAAGTGGACCATCGCGGCCCTGCGCGGGGTGGCCGAAAAACAGTACGGGTTGGGCGGCGCGGACCTCGCGGGCGCGAAGTTCAATGCCCTGCGCAACTACGCCTTCTCCCAGCTCACGGCCGAGGCCCTCTATCGGGAATATTCGCTCGCTGGGGCCGAGGGTCTGGCGCGGGCCGTGGCCCGGGTCGTGCGCCCGGCCTGA
- the icd gene encoding NADP-dependent isocitrate dehydrogenase, producing the protein MGEKTVFFIEGDGIGPEVWKAARPVLDAAVAKAGGGRKLVWKELLAGEKAFRETGRHLPEATMEALKTAELAMKGPLGTPVGKGFRSLNVTLRQVFDLYACIRPIRYFQGIESPVKRPDLVDIVVFRENTEDVYAGIEWAAGTPEARKLIAFLRDELGAKVDEAAGVGIKPMTEKGSKRLVEKALRFAVEQKKPNVTLVHKGNIMKYTEGAFRAWGYDLAKEKFGDVTMTEAEAAEGGAKPIVVKDRIADAMFQEVLIRPEQYSVIATTNLNGDYISDALAAQVGGLGLAPGVNMSEKLAFFEATHGTAPGIAGQDKANPGSLLLSGTMLLEHVGWHDAAALIHASVEKAIAAKRVTVDLAAQIPGSTAVGCAEFGEILLENL; encoded by the coding sequence GTGGGCGAGAAGACAGTCTTTTTCATCGAGGGCGACGGCATCGGGCCGGAGGTCTGGAAGGCGGCGCGGCCGGTGCTGGACGCGGCCGTGGCCAAGGCCGGGGGCGGCCGCAAGCTGGTCTGGAAGGAGCTGCTGGCGGGCGAGAAGGCCTTCCGGGAGACGGGGCGGCACCTGCCCGAGGCCACCATGGAGGCCCTCAAGACCGCCGAGCTGGCCATGAAGGGCCCCCTGGGCACGCCGGTGGGCAAGGGCTTCCGCAGCCTGAACGTGACCCTGCGGCAGGTCTTCGACCTCTACGCCTGCATCCGGCCCATCCGTTACTTCCAGGGCATCGAGTCGCCGGTGAAGCGGCCCGACCTGGTGGACATCGTCGTTTTTCGCGAAAACACCGAGGACGTCTACGCGGGCATCGAGTGGGCCGCCGGGACCCCGGAGGCCAGGAAGCTCATCGCCTTCCTGCGCGACGAACTGGGCGCCAAGGTGGACGAGGCCGCCGGGGTGGGCATCAAGCCCATGACCGAGAAGGGCTCCAAGCGCCTGGTGGAGAAGGCCCTGCGCTTCGCCGTGGAGCAGAAGAAGCCCAACGTGACCCTGGTGCACAAGGGCAACATCATGAAGTACACCGAGGGCGCGTTCCGGGCCTGGGGCTACGACCTGGCCAAGGAGAAGTTCGGGGACGTGACCATGACCGAGGCCGAGGCCGCCGAGGGCGGCGCCAAGCCCATCGTGGTCAAGGACCGCATCGCCGACGCCATGTTCCAGGAAGTGCTCATCCGGCCCGAGCAATACAGCGTCATCGCCACCACGAACCTGAACGGCGACTACATCTCCGACGCCCTGGCCGCCCAGGTGGGCGGGCTCGGCCTGGCCCCGGGCGTGAACATGAGCGAGAAGCTGGCCTTCTTCGAGGCCACCCACGGCACGGCCCCGGGCATCGCGGGCCAGGACAAGGCCAACCCCGGCAGCCTGCTGCTCTCCGGGACCATGCTCCTGGAGCACGTGGGCTGGCACGACGCGGCCGCGCTCATCCACGCGAGCGTGGAGAAGGCCATCGCGGCCAAGCGCGTGACCGTGGACTTGGCCGCCCAGATCCCCGGCTCCACCGCTGTGGGCTGCGCCGAGTTCGGCGAGATACTGCTCGAGAACCTGTAG